A window of Ruminiclostridium herbifermentans genomic DNA:
TCCGGCTATTGTACAGCCATTTAATATCATACTTGCAAAAACTTATATAGAATCTATACCAACTTCACTTCAGGAAGCAGCAGAGATGGATGGCGCAGGTATTATTACTGTGTTTAGTAAAGTCATTTTGCCAACTAGTAAACCCATTTTGGCTACTATTGCAATCTTTTCGGCTGTAGCACAATGGAATTCTTTTCAGGATACTTTGATTTATGTAACGGATCAAAAATTATATTCTTTGCAATACTTGCTATATTGCTATATTAATCAAGCAAATTCTCTGAAAGCTTTGATTATGAACAGTATGGGGTCATCCAATAATTTAATGGTTTTAGCAACTCAGCAGACACCAACTTCTATCCGAATGACAGTAACTGTTATAGTAGTATTGCCAATATTATTTGTTTACCCAATCTTCCAAAAATATTTTGTAAAAGGTATTATGATTGGGGCTGTTAAGGGTTAATAAAGAGCAAAACAAAATAAATGAATATTATTTATTTTGCTAATTATAAGTATTTTTATTAAAGTAGGAGGATTAAGAAATGAAAAAGAAGTTATTGAGTGTGTTATTATCTGGAATACTAATGACATCAGTGCTTGTTGGCTGCGGTGATACGTCTGCAGACAAAGCTGAAAACAAAACAGCGCCGAAAACAGTAGACAGCACAGCAACTGGGGCCGCTAAATATCCAGAGTTTCTCACTGTTGATGTATTTGACAGCTTAGCAAATTATCAGGGGATAATGTCAGGCTGGTATGCAAAAATAGTAAAAGAAAAATTCAACATGGAACTTAATATAATAGCACCTAATGTGGCAGGCGGTGGTGATACTTTGTTCCAGACACGTTCTGCTGCGGGAGAATTGGGAGATTTAATTATTATTAGTGCAGAAAGCGGCAGAATGCAAGATGTTGTTACAGCAGGTTTATTATATGATGTTACAGATTTGTTTGCGTCAAGAAAAAATATATCAAAATATAAAGCAGCAATAGATTCATTAAATAGCATGGTTGATGGAGACAGAGTTTATGGAATTCCAGCGTCTGTTTCTGAGCAGCCTGCTACAACGCCTTCAGAAGGTCTTGATTTAACATTTGGTCCATATGTTCGTTGGGATGCATACAAGTTAGCAGGATATCCTCAAATCAAAACATTAGAGGATTTGCTGCCAGTTTTTAAAGCAA
This region includes:
- a CDS encoding carbohydrate ABC transporter permease, with protein sequence MSKKNKLTTNDIIFSVVNYTVFTLITILCIYPFYYLVINTISANDLSANGAINFLPKQIHFKNYIEVFKLKGLLPAAGISLARTAIGTSLTVLVSGFLGFMFTQHKMWARKFWYRFIVITMYFNAGLIPMFITMDTLHLTNNFLVYILPAIVQPFNIILAKTYIESIPTSLQEAAEMDGAGIITVFSKVILPTSKPILATIAIFSAVAQWNSFQDTLIYVTDQKLYSLQYLLYCYINQANSLKALIMNSMGSSNNLMVLATQQTPTSIRMTVTVIVVLPILFVYPIFQKYFVKGIMIGAVKG